A genome region from Lactobacillus sp. ESL0791 includes the following:
- a CDS encoding aminopeptidase P family protein, producing the protein MNLDKLQEWLQQTATDVAYISNPTTIAYFTGYEMEPHERIFSLLAFKDAEPFVFVPALNAEEAKNSEWKGNVYGYLDSENPWQLIADKVRQTTKEYQSWAIEKDFLSVAHYQNLREQFPAGDFTADVSPFIQKIRLYKTPTEIKKLQAAGAEADFAFQIGFDAIKTGVTERYIAGQIEYQLKLQKGVMHESFETIVQTGANAANPHLGPTMSKVKPNELVLFDLGTMHEGYASDSSRTVAYGTLSAKEKEIYEVNREAQQAAIDAAKPGITAQELDSVARDIITKAGYGQYFIHRLGHGIGKEVHEYPSIVQGNDLVLEEGMCFSIEPGIYIPGLAGVRIEDCGVVTKNGYEPFTHTDKELKILPLKD; encoded by the coding sequence ATGAATTTAGATAAATTACAGGAATGGCTGCAGCAAACTGCTACCGATGTCGCCTACATCTCAAATCCAACAACTATTGCTTATTTTACAGGTTACGAAATGGAACCGCACGAGCGGATTTTTAGTCTGCTGGCCTTTAAAGATGCTGAACCCTTTGTTTTTGTTCCGGCCCTCAATGCCGAAGAAGCCAAAAATTCTGAATGGAAGGGTAACGTTTATGGTTACCTCGACTCAGAAAATCCGTGGCAACTGATTGCCGACAAAGTCAGACAAACAACTAAGGAATACCAATCTTGGGCAATCGAAAAGGACTTCTTGTCCGTTGCCCACTACCAAAATCTACGTGAACAATTTCCAGCCGGAGATTTTACTGCCGACGTGTCACCGTTTATTCAAAAAATCCGGCTCTACAAAACCCCAACAGAAATCAAAAAACTGCAGGCTGCTGGTGCTGAAGCAGACTTTGCCTTTCAAATTGGTTTTGATGCCATCAAGACCGGTGTTACCGAACGTTATATTGCCGGTCAAATCGAATACCAATTAAAATTACAAAAAGGCGTCATGCATGAAAGCTTTGAAACCATCGTGCAGACCGGTGCTAATGCTGCTAACCCGCATTTAGGCCCAACAATGAGTAAGGTTAAGCCGAACGAACTAGTTTTATTTGACCTCGGCACCATGCATGAAGGCTACGCATCGGATTCCAGCAGGACGGTTGCCTACGGCACGCTTAGCGCCAAGGAAAAAGAAATCTATGAAGTTAATCGGGAAGCTCAACAGGCCGCAATTGATGCAGCTAAGCCGGGAATTACTGCCCAAGAACTCGACAGTGTCGCCCGTGATATCATCACTAAGGCCGGCTACGGCCAGTACTTTATCCACCGCCTGGGCCACGGAATTGGTAAGGAAGTTCATGAATATCCGTCAATTGTTCAAGGCAATGACCTGGTGCTGGAAGAAGGGATGTGTTTTTCAATTGAACCCGGAATTTACATCCCAGGACTTGCCGGCGTGCGAATTGAAGACTGCGGCGTCGTAACCAAGAACGGCTACGAGCCATTCACCCACACAGACAAGGAACTAAAAATTTTGCCGCTTAAAGATTAA
- a CDS encoding substrate-binding domain-containing protein, translated as MRKQEITIYDVAREAKVSMATVSRVVNGNTNVRKDTRERVMEVINRLHYQPNAVAQGLASKRTTTVGLIVPDLTDLYFAELSKGIDDIALIYKYNIIITTIENRLMKEDQAIQSLLNKQVDGAIYMSDRLSKEAADAFKRTDTPVVLAGTKDNRQEFASVTIDYQKADTEAYNLMYNDGKRNVALVIADANAVVNAENRLPAYKKFMADHDLGEGHVYDNIKDYSDGYNLYSQLVKDGIDAILVSHDIAAVGILNSAMDAGKKIPEEMEIVTNATQIASVVRPSLTAIKQPLYDIGAVAMRMLTKLMRDEEVADTHILLPYELLKKQSTANQ; from the coding sequence ATGCGTAAGCAAGAAATAACAATTTATGATGTTGCTCGTGAAGCTAAGGTTTCAATGGCTACTGTTTCGCGGGTAGTAAATGGCAATACGAATGTGCGTAAGGATACACGCGAACGGGTAATGGAAGTAATTAACCGTCTGCACTACCAGCCAAATGCGGTTGCACAAGGACTGGCCTCCAAGCGTACAACGACGGTTGGCCTGATCGTCCCGGATTTAACCGACCTCTACTTTGCGGAATTATCCAAGGGGATTGACGATATTGCACTGATTTACAAATACAATATCATCATCACCACGATCGAGAACCGGCTGATGAAAGAGGATCAGGCGATTCAAAGCCTGCTCAATAAGCAAGTCGATGGGGCAATTTATATGTCTGACCGTTTATCCAAAGAAGCGGCTGATGCTTTTAAGCGGACCGATACGCCGGTGGTTTTGGCAGGAACCAAAGATAACCGGCAGGAATTTGCATCCGTGACGATTGACTACCAAAAGGCTGATACTGAAGCATATAATTTGATGTATAACGATGGTAAACGCAATGTTGCCTTGGTAATTGCTGACGCTAACGCAGTTGTCAATGCGGAAAATCGGCTCCCAGCATATAAAAAATTTATGGCTGATCATGATTTGGGTGAAGGCCACGTTTATGACAACATCAAGGATTATTCTGATGGCTATAACCTGTATTCACAATTGGTAAAAGATGGAATTGATGCCATTCTTGTCAGTCATGACATTGCTGCTGTTGGTATTTTGAATTCGGCAATGGATGCAGGCAAAAAGATTCCGGAGGAGATGGAGATTGTGACTAATGCAACCCAAATTGCTTCCGTTGTCCGGCCGTCACTTACGGCGATTAAGCAGCCATTATACGATATCGGTGCCGTTGCCATGAGGATGCTGACGAAATTAATGCGCGATGAAGAAGTGGCTGATACCCATATTTTGCTGCCGTACGAATTATTGAAAAAGCAAAGTACTGCAAATCAATAA
- the mscL gene encoding large-conductance mechanosensitive channel protein MscL has product MLKEFKQFIARGNVMDLAVGVIIGGAFTAIVNSFVTDLVNPFIGLFLGKIDLSNLVVKVGSATFKYGSFINNVINFLIIAFIVFLLIKAVNKLTKKGQEEKPAPCPSAEDYLREIRDLLKEKN; this is encoded by the coding sequence ATGTTAAAGGAATTCAAACAATTCATTGCCCGCGGCAATGTCATGGACTTGGCAGTTGGCGTTATCATTGGCGGGGCTTTCACGGCCATCGTCAATTCATTTGTCACGGATCTGGTCAACCCGTTTATCGGCTTATTTCTTGGGAAAATTGACCTGTCTAATCTGGTTGTGAAAGTCGGAAGTGCCACTTTTAAGTACGGCAGCTTCATCAATAACGTAATTAATTTCTTAATTATCGCGTTTATTGTCTTTCTGCTGATCAAGGCTGTCAATAAGCTGACCAAGAAGGGCCAGGAAGAAAAACCAGCTCCCTGTCCATCTGCCGAAGATTACCTAAGGGAAATTCGCGATTTGTTAAAAGAAAAGAATTAA
- the trxA gene encoding thioredoxin, which produces MVDVITDQNFEEETNTGVVLTDFWATWCGPCKMQSPVIDQLAEERQDVKFTKMDVDENKKTPQDLGIMAIPTLVIKKDGKIVDRITGYTPKAKLDQILNQYTA; this is translated from the coding sequence ATGGTTGACGTAATTACAGACCAAAATTTTGAAGAAGAAACTAATACAGGCGTTGTCTTGACTGATTTTTGGGCAACTTGGTGCGGTCCGTGCAAGATGCAATCACCAGTAATTGACCAGTTGGCAGAGGAACGCCAAGACGTTAAGTTTACAAAGATGGATGTTGATGAAAATAAAAAGACGCCGCAGGACTTAGGCATCATGGCAATTCCAACCTTGGTAATCAAGAAAGACGGCAAGATTGTTGACCGAATTACGGGCTATACACCCAAGGCTAAGCTTGATCAGATCTTAAATCAATATACTGCTTAA
- the murI gene encoding glutamate racemase, whose product MDNRPIGLLDSGVGGLTVVKKVVQKLPHEATVFIGDNANIPYGDKSVAEIIALTRESVNFLLQKNVKLIIFACNTATAAAMAAIQKEVAPQIIGVIQSGSVAAIKTSKNKQVVVVGTQVTANSHAYKKEIGLRDSAIAVTELAAPKLVPLIERDAPHAEILPVVKETLQPLKGQEFDTLVLGCTHYPIIRQEFAQVLGQGVQIVDPADQVAQYTYNVLQRDNLLSASAEPGVHEYYTTGDVRMVNELGKSFLQEPNFTAKHIEG is encoded by the coding sequence ATGGATAATCGACCAATTGGACTCTTGGATTCTGGCGTGGGCGGATTGACTGTTGTGAAAAAAGTTGTGCAAAAATTACCGCATGAAGCGACGGTTTTTATTGGTGATAATGCCAATATTCCTTATGGCGATAAGTCGGTAGCGGAAATTATCGCTTTAACCAGAGAAAGTGTTAATTTTTTACTGCAGAAAAATGTCAAGTTGATTATTTTTGCCTGTAACACGGCAACGGCAGCGGCGATGGCTGCGATTCAGAAGGAAGTCGCGCCGCAGATTATTGGGGTGATCCAATCGGGTAGCGTGGCGGCGATTAAGACTAGCAAAAATAAGCAAGTGGTGGTTGTCGGCACTCAAGTAACGGCCAATTCACATGCTTATAAAAAAGAAATCGGCCTTCGTGATTCCGCAATTGCAGTAACGGAGTTAGCAGCACCGAAATTAGTGCCGCTGATTGAGCGGGATGCGCCGCATGCAGAAATATTGCCGGTAGTAAAAGAAACCTTGCAGCCACTGAAAGGGCAGGAATTTGATACGCTTGTTTTGGGCTGCACCCATTACCCGATTATTCGCCAAGAATTTGCACAGGTGCTGGGCCAAGGGGTGCAGATTGTCGACCCAGCTGATCAGGTGGCACAGTACACGTACAATGTTTTGCAGCGCGATAATTTACTTAGTGCGTCTGCTGAGCCAGGAGTGCATGAATATTACACGACGGGTGACGTTAGGATGGTTAATGAGTTAGGAAAATCCTTTTTACAAGAGCCTAATTTTACTGCCAAACATATTGAAGGATAA
- a CDS encoding endonuclease MutS2, which translates to MNSKILKTLEFGKITQKLSNLAITVPAKEEAQELLPSGDYDTVAHSLKQTLAMVNLLRVKGQLPLTAFVDVRASIKRLKVKANLNAQELGNLLLVLALANDLNDFLDDVDPEKLDLSAIAAITSQLDVPELLFNELKRAVDYDGTVLDTASSALASLRHDMHSNEEEIKQRMEGYLKGNSSKYLSEQIVTIRDERYVIPVRQEYRGKFGGVVHDQSASGQTLFVEPSAVLPLNNRQQNLLAQERREIHRILRNLSEMARTETENLIKIAAALTKLDFLQAKARLAQEMNASEPRLNDQHITNLLKARHPLIDPSKVVPNDIKLGQDFDTMLITGPNTGGKTITLKTVGIIQLMAQAGLFIPAGEGSQVGVFKEVCADIGDEQSIEQSLSTFSSHINDVIAIMKNVSAETLVLIDEIGAGTDPEEGASLAISILDFLQKKKAKIMVTTHYPELKLYGYNRPRTTNASMEFDLKTLSPTYRLQIGIPGHSNAFAIARQLGMREDVVKNAESLMTDTNSDINKMIERLNKQTKAATTARNHLETSLDRSQKLEQKLQQALDWYNQRVQKQLEFAQERANEIVAKKRKKADQIIARLEQHHGTKENELIDAKGELNSLQQENAKLANNKVLQREKRRHHVSVGDRVKVLSYGQTGTISKKLADHEYEVQLGIMKVKVSDRDVEKIAASSAAKKTPVRAVSSLRRNNAHGELDLRGQRYDEAMTNLDRYIDSVLLAGLDVVTIIHGIGTGAIRKGVWQYLKKNSHVKSFNYAPANEGGTGATIVHLE; encoded by the coding sequence ATGAATAGTAAGATATTAAAAACTTTAGAATTTGGTAAAATCACACAAAAGCTGAGCAATTTGGCAATTACTGTGCCAGCTAAGGAGGAAGCGCAAGAATTGTTACCCAGTGGTGATTATGACACAGTTGCCCATTCGCTGAAACAAACACTGGCTATGGTGAATTTGCTGCGAGTCAAAGGACAGCTGCCGCTGACTGCTTTTGTTGATGTCAGGGCCAGTATTAAACGGCTGAAAGTCAAAGCAAATTTGAACGCCCAGGAATTGGGAAATCTTTTGCTTGTTTTGGCCCTTGCTAATGATCTTAATGATTTTCTTGATGATGTTGATCCCGAAAAATTAGATCTGAGTGCGATTGCTGCAATTACTTCTCAGCTTGATGTTCCCGAATTGCTGTTTAATGAATTGAAGCGGGCGGTTGATTATGACGGCACGGTTCTTGACACGGCATCAAGTGCCCTTGCTAGCCTGCGCCACGACATGCACAGCAATGAAGAAGAGATTAAGCAGCGGATGGAAGGCTACCTTAAAGGCAACAGCAGTAAATACTTGTCGGAGCAGATTGTGACAATTCGTGACGAACGGTATGTCATCCCGGTGCGGCAGGAATACCGGGGAAAGTTTGGCGGGGTTGTTCACGATCAGAGTGCCAGTGGCCAAACCTTGTTTGTGGAACCGAGTGCAGTTTTGCCTTTAAATAACCGCCAGCAAAACTTACTGGCGCAGGAACGCCGGGAAATTCACCGCATTTTGCGCAATTTGTCGGAAATGGCACGTACGGAAACAGAAAACTTAATTAAAATTGCTGCAGCCCTAACCAAGCTGGACTTTTTGCAGGCTAAGGCACGGCTGGCGCAGGAAATGAATGCGAGTGAGCCACGCTTAAATGATCAGCATATTACCAATCTGCTGAAGGCACGGCATCCCTTAATTGATCCGTCGAAGGTGGTACCTAACGATATCAAGTTGGGTCAGGATTTTGATACGATGCTGATCACGGGCCCTAATACCGGCGGTAAAACAATTACGCTTAAAACCGTGGGCATTATCCAGTTAATGGCCCAGGCCGGATTGTTTATTCCGGCCGGAGAAGGCAGTCAGGTGGGTGTTTTCAAAGAAGTTTGTGCCGACATCGGCGATGAACAGTCGATTGAGCAGTCACTCAGTACTTTTTCTTCACATATCAATGACGTGATTGCGATCATGAAAAATGTCAGTGCGGAAACTTTGGTACTAATTGACGAAATTGGCGCCGGTACCGATCCGGAAGAAGGGGCCAGTTTGGCGATCAGCATTTTGGACTTTTTACAGAAGAAAAAAGCCAAGATAATGGTGACGACCCACTATCCTGAATTAAAGCTGTACGGTTATAATCGGCCGCGGACAACTAACGCCTCGATGGAATTTGACTTAAAGACACTGTCGCCGACGTACCGCCTGCAGATAGGGATTCCGGGACACAGTAATGCCTTTGCAATTGCGCGTCAATTGGGGATGCGCGAGGATGTGGTCAAGAATGCCGAAAGCTTGATGACCGATACCAATTCTGATATTAATAAGATGATCGAACGCTTGAATAAGCAAACCAAGGCGGCAACGACTGCCCGCAATCATCTTGAAACCAGCCTCGACCGCAGCCAAAAGCTTGAACAAAAATTACAGCAGGCACTCGATTGGTATAATCAGCGGGTGCAGAAACAATTGGAATTCGCTCAGGAGCGGGCAAACGAAATTGTTGCCAAGAAGCGCAAGAAGGCTGATCAAATTATTGCCCGGCTAGAACAGCATCATGGAACCAAGGAAAATGAGTTAATCGATGCCAAGGGTGAATTAAACAGTCTGCAGCAGGAAAACGCCAAGCTGGCGAATAATAAGGTCCTGCAGCGCGAGAAACGTCGTCACCATGTCAGTGTCGGTGACCGGGTCAAAGTTTTGTCTTATGGTCAGACCGGCACGATCAGCAAAAAATTAGCCGATCATGAGTACGAGGTGCAGCTGGGCATTATGAAGGTTAAAGTTAGTGACCGGGATGTTGAAAAGATTGCCGCTTCTTCTGCGGCTAAAAAGACGCCAGTACGAGCAGTCAGCTCACTGAGGCGCAATAATGCCCATGGTGAGTTGGACCTACGCGGTCAGCGCTATGATGAGGCAATGACTAACCTTGACCGTTACATTGATTCGGTTTTATTAGCCGGACTTGATGTAGTGACCATTATTCATGGTATTGGTACCGGTGCCATCAGGAAGGGCGTGTGGCAGTACTTGAAGAAAAACAGTCATGTTAAAAGTTTTAATTATGCACCCGCTAATGAAGGTGGAACAGGAGCAACAATTGTTCACTTGGAGTAA
- a CDS encoding DUF948 domain-containing protein — translation MVVSLSALAGLIAAGVFLILVLFTIPLLVRMTKAVKEANKALQSTDEAIKKLTDDVDGLLDQTSSLLDKTNSLMADVDNKMQTLDPVVKAAADLGESVSAVNASSRKMAKRVSNAHIGRTGFVSSVLTSLLARRKRRRGED, via the coding sequence ATGGTAGTTTCTTTAAGTGCATTAGCAGGATTAATTGCTGCTGGCGTGTTTCTAATTTTAGTACTTTTCACTATCCCACTGCTTGTGCGGATGACAAAAGCAGTTAAAGAAGCCAATAAGGCGCTTCAGTCAACCGATGAGGCAATTAAGAAGTTGACAGATGATGTTGACGGCCTGCTTGATCAGACTAGCAGCCTGCTGGATAAAACCAATTCATTGATGGCCGATGTTGATAATAAAATGCAAACATTGGATCCGGTAGTTAAAGCGGCTGCTGATCTTGGTGAAAGTGTTTCGGCGGTGAATGCTTCTTCGAGGAAGATGGCAAAACGCGTCAGCAATGCACATATTGGACGTACCGGCTTTGTTTCCTCCGTACTAACTTCGCTTTTGGCACGACGTAAACGCCGCCGGGGCGAAGATTAA
- a CDS encoding mechanosensitive ion channel family protein → MQTQLFSGKNAYDINWDKIGENLLTIVWQLLVTTLVFYLISHFGKKIIKFYLDRRKKNYSKRTKTVTALINSVFQYTVIFFYLFGVLSIIGIPVGTLLASAGIFSLALGMGAQGFVSDLVNGFFILSEDQFDVGDTVQINGQTGTVIQLGLRTTRLKGADGSTIYIPNRNISLVQNLAHGGIGLDLDLQLNAADDFAKVKKLITQVNKTTKPERRSLVQEPKIVGITTQTAQTVTFTIHFQVSPGRESAIHSLYLEKYLKILQENNIKLAG, encoded by the coding sequence ATGCAGACACAACTTTTTTCAGGAAAAAATGCTTACGATATCAACTGGGACAAAATTGGTGAAAACCTCTTAACAATCGTTTGGCAGTTGCTGGTAACCACTCTAGTTTTTTATCTGATTTCTCATTTTGGCAAAAAAATCATCAAGTTTTACCTTGATCGCAGAAAAAAGAACTACAGCAAACGGACCAAAACGGTCACAGCGTTAATCAATAGTGTCTTTCAGTACACTGTGATTTTCTTTTATTTATTCGGTGTCCTCTCGATCATTGGTATCCCCGTTGGCACCTTGCTTGCCAGTGCCGGAATTTTCTCCCTTGCCTTAGGTATGGGGGCACAGGGTTTTGTGTCTGACTTAGTCAACGGCTTTTTTATTCTGAGTGAAGATCAGTTCGATGTCGGCGACACCGTGCAAATCAACGGTCAAACAGGCACCGTTATCCAACTAGGACTGCGGACGACTAGATTAAAGGGCGCGGACGGCTCAACTATCTATATTCCTAACCGCAATATCTCCCTTGTACAGAATCTCGCCCACGGCGGCATTGGTCTCGATCTTGATTTGCAGTTGAATGCTGCTGATGATTTTGCAAAGGTTAAAAAATTAATCACGCAAGTAAACAAGACAACCAAGCCTGAAAGGCGATCACTTGTCCAAGAACCCAAAATTGTCGGTATCACCACACAAACGGCACAAACCGTCACCTTTACCATTCATTTTCAGGTTAGTCCTGGAAGAGAGTCTGCAATCCACAGTCTTTACCTAGAAAAATATCTCAAAATTTTACAGGAAAACAATATTAAATTAGCAGGTTAA
- a CDS encoding XTP/dITP diphosphatase produces MMKEILFATTNQGKARELKEAFKKAGINVNIKTNSDLINPPVVDETGTTFEENAKLKAHALADFSGLLTIADDSGLMVDQLFGAPGVHSARYAGDEHNDAKNNAKLLAELGGVPENKRTAKFTTTIVASKPENFDRDLVVSGQCPGRILASPRGEDGFGYDPLFYIPEKGKTFAQMTLDEKNEISHRGKAIKKLLEEFPAWINQFK; encoded by the coding sequence ATGATGAAAGAAATTTTATTTGCGACAACCAATCAGGGCAAAGCTAGGGAGCTGAAAGAAGCGTTTAAAAAGGCGGGAATTAATGTAAATATCAAAACCAACAGTGATTTGATTAATCCGCCCGTGGTTGATGAAACGGGCACGACTTTTGAAGAAAATGCCAAGCTAAAGGCGCACGCACTGGCTGACTTCAGCGGTTTATTAACGATTGCCGATGATTCTGGCTTGATGGTCGACCAACTTTTTGGCGCGCCTGGTGTTCATTCTGCGCGTTATGCCGGTGATGAACATAATGATGCCAAAAATAATGCCAAATTATTAGCAGAATTGGGTGGCGTGCCGGAAAATAAACGGACGGCAAAATTTACAACAACGATTGTTGCTTCAAAGCCGGAGAATTTTGATCGCGACTTAGTTGTTAGTGGTCAATGCCCGGGCAGAATTTTAGCCAGTCCACGTGGTGAAGATGGCTTTGGCTATGATCCCTTGTTTTATATTCCGGAAAAAGGCAAAACTTTTGCGCAAATGACGCTTGACGAAAAGAACGAAATTTCCCATCGCGGCAAGGCAATCAAGAAATTATTGGAAGAATTTCCTGCGTGGATTAACCAGTTTAAGTAG
- a CDS encoding glycerophosphodiester phosphodiesterase → MKRKSQLFLALFFSLIFLTMSGFTVVGHRGDPSKYPEETIQSDNAAFKSGADYVELDLRLSADGVIVISHDDDLFRVTHTHAIVTQNNWRALSQLTYDNGEHVMSLSQLFSYYKNKPNAKFVLETKIDHSVDPSYELEEKIAETISKYHMQKRVMIHSFSAASLFKLRELMPDAYLILIVGSLKRMNFSNLPQINAVNVSSDVIQNHSWLIHWLHLLDKQVYVWAEMDESPQLWHWLINKNVDGVVTNFPATGFKYKLAKENTRKYDIHRTGIYFGKDKTPIMMNPYVRIMQKRFVYPGQKLNVMYGVRVHDHLYYQIAEKTFISAEFVNLDLTEKDIMPYENKQLIAKPGKMVRLYYYPDNQSQGTKVLPADQIFKIINFNGSPKSMWLYTQLGWVKAKDVLFYGFFDNHDFQEYNRLPRMSRYTNIALLVFQQPVPVTPSYTKLVKQTGKIIYQF, encoded by the coding sequence ATGAAACGTAAAAGCCAATTATTTCTGGCCCTTTTTTTTAGTTTAATCTTTTTAACAATGAGCGGATTTACCGTTGTCGGCCACCGCGGTGACCCCAGCAAGTATCCTGAAGAAACAATTCAAAGTGACAACGCCGCTTTCAAATCGGGTGCCGACTATGTCGAACTCGATCTGCGCCTATCTGCGGACGGCGTGATAGTTATTTCACATGACGATGACCTCTTCCGCGTCACACACACACATGCAATTGTAACACAAAATAACTGGCGGGCCCTCAGCCAATTAACCTATGATAATGGTGAGCACGTTATGTCGCTTAGTCAGTTATTTTCGTATTATAAAAACAAACCAAATGCAAAATTTGTTTTAGAAACTAAAATTGACCACAGCGTCGACCCCTCATACGAACTAGAAGAAAAAATCGCGGAAACGATTAGCAAATACCATATGCAGAAGCGAGTCATGATCCATTCTTTTTCTGCTGCCAGTCTCTTTAAGCTGCGCGAGCTAATGCCGGATGCCTATCTGATTTTGATTGTCGGCAGCCTCAAACGGATGAATTTCAGCAATTTGCCCCAAATTAATGCGGTAAACGTCTCATCAGATGTTATTCAAAATCATTCTTGGTTGATTCATTGGCTCCACCTGTTAGACAAGCAGGTTTACGTCTGGGCCGAGATGGATGAATCACCGCAACTGTGGCACTGGCTGATCAACAAAAATGTTGACGGAGTTGTCACCAATTTCCCGGCTACCGGTTTTAAATATAAGTTGGCCAAGGAAAACACCAGAAAGTATGATATTCACCGCACCGGAATATATTTTGGCAAGGACAAGACACCAATCATGATGAATCCGTATGTCAGAATCATGCAAAAAAGGTTCGTATATCCCGGACAAAAATTAAACGTCATGTATGGTGTGCGGGTACATGACCACCTCTACTACCAAATTGCCGAAAAAACATTTATTTCTGCAGAATTTGTCAATCTTGATTTAACGGAAAAAGACATCATGCCGTATGAAAATAAGCAGCTCATTGCCAAGCCCGGTAAAATGGTTCGGCTTTACTATTATCCCGATAACCAGTCCCAGGGCACCAAGGTGTTGCCAGCAGACCAAATTTTCAAAATTATTAATTTCAACGGCAGTCCTAAGAGCATGTGGCTGTATACTCAACTTGGCTGGGTCAAGGCTAAAGACGTTCTCTTTTACGGCTTTTTTGACAATCATGATTTCCAAGAATATAACCGACTGCCCCGGATGAGCCGTTACACCAATATTGCCCTGCTTGTCTTCCAGCAGCCGGTTCCGGTCACACCGTCATATACTAAATTAGTCAAGCAAACCGGCAAAATTATTTACCAGTTTTAA
- a CDS encoding DUF1269 domain-containing family protein, with translation MSKFTSFLVGTVVGCAAGFVAGSLLISDEKIDSLKKKVKDNNTVQDLKKKYDNGTEVVKNQLSAFSKNVEDDSELKDFDDIVIDDSKDDKLSANDNAEKSVSDIDNAEKETNSSSAPYPNL, from the coding sequence ATGAGTAAATTTACAAGTTTTTTAGTTGGTACTGTTGTCGGTTGCGCAGCAGGCTTCGTGGCTGGCTCACTTTTAATAAGCGATGAAAAAATTGATAGTTTGAAGAAGAAAGTCAAGGACAACAATACGGTTCAGGACCTGAAGAAGAAGTATGATAACGGTACCGAAGTAGTTAAGAACCAGTTATCTGCATTTTCTAAAAATGTTGAGGACGATTCGGAATTAAAAGACTTTGATGATATTGTCATTGATGATTCTAAGGATGATAAGCTCTCTGCAAATGATAATGCTGAAAAATCTGTTTCTGATATCGACAATGCGGAAAAGGAAACTAATTCTTCTTCTGCACCTTATCCAAATCTTTAA
- a CDS encoding YslB family protein, with the protein MDENKTYTNEHVYFVNQLYRDFLLPTILGDDNAAILYWAGKRVSRHYDLSSFEDVNSFFITAEFGELTKIKERRGSIILELSGQNVSDRLSSDSQEFSLEAGIIAEAIQREKKQTTECDAKILAKEQKVQFTASFD; encoded by the coding sequence ATGGACGAAAATAAGACATACACGAATGAACATGTTTACTTTGTTAACCAGTTGTACCGGGATTTTCTTCTCCCGACAATTTTAGGCGATGACAATGCAGCAATTCTCTATTGGGCCGGCAAGCGGGTTTCCCGCCACTACGACCTTTCCTCATTTGAAGATGTCAACAGTTTTTTTATAACCGCAGAATTTGGCGAATTAACTAAAATTAAAGAACGAAGAGGTTCGATTATACTAGAATTAAGCGGGCAGAATGTTAGTGACCGTTTAAGCAGCGACAGCCAGGAATTTTCTCTGGAGGCCGGCATTATTGCCGAGGCAATTCAAAGGGAAAAGAAGCAAACCACCGAATGTGACGCTAAAATCCTTGCGAAAGAGCAAAAAGTACAATTTACCGCCAGCTTTGATTAG